One window of Watersipora subatra chromosome 3, tzWatSuba1.1, whole genome shotgun sequence genomic DNA carries:
- the LOC137391576 gene encoding uncharacterized protein, translating to MSCARIDQVLTIKVPEPHSFFIAMCCRCDGCYMVINGGTNKILVYSEAGALLQSNFGNSLFSKRITTPSLIAELNDKTLAVFDKSTNQVKKMSKNEELLKTFEIGMPTHSLNVNHYGHMIMAHTGSGNKRIVSIRDAATGFVLHFLEIPTHPYSNPDGPFYSIYQLPSNILTLDQSSCTIAQHLLDGTVQYNVSKQGFLQGNLHNPSSICADIKGNVIVADTRNDRVVRFMGDNMKYSETLISDVYRPLYVSIDKHDHLLILTSKHILIYDYDIRAPLLFGNVPALIDGLL from the coding sequence GTTCTGACTATTAAAGTGCCTGAACCACACAGCTTTTTCATAGCCATGTGCTGCCGTTGTGACGGCTGTTACATGGTAATCAACGGAGGAACAAACAAGATTCTAGTCTACAGTGAAGCTGGTGCCCTCCTTCAATCCAACTTTGGCAACAGTTTGTTCAGCAAGCGCATTACCACTCCATCCCTCATCGCTGAACTGAATGACAAAACTCTCGCAGTCTTTGATAAATCAACTAATCAGGTGAAAAAGATGAGCAAAAATGAAGAACTATTGAAGACGTTTGAGATAGGAATGCCGACGCACTCACTCAATGTAAATCACTACGGTCACATGATCATGGCTCACACGGGTAGTGGTAACAAACGCATCGTCAGCATCCGAGATGCGGCGACAGGATTTGTGCTACACTTTTTAGAAATTCCAACCCATCCATACTCTAACCCAGATGGACCCTTCTATAGTATATACCAGCTGCCAAGCAACATTCTAACTCTTGACCAATCCAGTTGCACGATAGCGCAACACCTGCTCGAtggtacagtgcagtacaatgTGAGCAAGCAAGGATTTCTCCAAGGAAACCTACACAATCCGTCATCGATATGCGCCGACATAAAAGGAAACGTAATAGTCGCGGATACGAGAAATGATAGAGTTGTACGATTCATGGGCGACAACATGAAGTACTCTGAAACACTAATTAGTGATGTATACCGTCCACTGTATGTTTCCATTGATAAACATGATCACCTACTAATACTCACTTCTAAGCATATACTTATTTATGACTATGATATACGAGCTCCGCTCTTGTTTGGGAATGTACCTGCTCTCATTGATGGACTTCTATGA